A portion of the Mesobacillus boroniphilus genome contains these proteins:
- a CDS encoding MgtC/SapB family protein has translation MIYSIDMEILLKLGISAFLGLVIGLEREIKRKPVGLKTSLVISIVSCLLTIVSSESAYMFPGDEDVNITMDPLRLAAQIVSGIGFLGAGVILRRGNDTISGLTTAAMIWGAAGIGITVGAGFYWEAIAGVALLIVSVEFIPFLMTFIGPRQLREKEIRLQFNVNSRESIADIITKIKSEKIALKNVRIKDLAEGNQIVQLIVTVDFRRKTTDVYEAVSEIEGINRVEIEGL, from the coding sequence ATGATATATTCAATTGATATGGAAATTTTACTTAAGTTAGGGATATCCGCTTTCTTGGGGCTGGTCATTGGGCTTGAAAGGGAAATTAAAAGAAAACCGGTTGGCCTTAAAACGAGCCTGGTTATATCAATCGTCAGTTGTCTTTTGACTATTGTCTCTAGTGAATCAGCTTATATGTTCCCCGGGGATGAAGACGTTAATATCACGATGGACCCGCTCCGTTTGGCGGCCCAGATCGTATCAGGTATCGGATTTCTCGGCGCCGGGGTTATTTTACGAAGAGGGAATGACACGATTTCCGGTCTGACAACAGCCGCAATGATCTGGGGTGCCGCTGGTATTGGAATCACAGTTGGCGCCGGATTTTATTGGGAAGCTATTGCAGGTGTTGCTTTACTCATTGTAAGTGTGGAATTCATACCGTTCCTAATGACTTTCATAGGTCCAAGGCAATTAAGGGAAAAAGAAATACGCCTGCAATTCAATGTGAACAGCAGGGAGAGCATAGCTGATATTATCACAAAGATTAAGTCTGAAAAAATTGCACTAAAAAACGTCCGTATTAAGGATCTTGCAGAAGGAAACCAGATCGTGCAATTGATTGTAACCGTGGACTTCCGCAGAAAGACTACCGATGTGTATGAGGCGGTATCGGAAATTGAAGGTATCAACCGGGTTGAAATTGAAGGATTGTAG
- a CDS encoding DMT family transporter has protein sequence MEAPKVNPYMAVAIGVVAVSTSAILVKVSSAPSGVIAFYRLFFSVLLMLPVFLIKYVSELRLITKRDWLFTGIAGIFLAFHFILWFESLNYTSVASSTVLVTLQPLFAFVGAYLFFKERVSVKAILSGVIAIGGSVIISWGDFKISGSALFGDFLAIIACALVTVYLLFGQTVRKRMSLITYTFIVYSISSISLFFYVIAVGDSFYPYPTSDWVYFILLALIPTLLGHTLFNWSIKWISASVISMAILFEPVGATVLAFYLLGEKVIWTQIIGGLVVIAGITLFLVDERKMKLKNQTEINSISG, from the coding sequence ATGGAAGCACCTAAAGTAAATCCTTATATGGCGGTCGCGATCGGTGTGGTGGCAGTCTCAACTTCTGCGATCTTGGTCAAAGTCTCATCAGCGCCGTCCGGAGTCATAGCTTTTTACCGATTATTCTTTTCTGTACTATTAATGCTGCCGGTGTTTCTTATAAAGTATGTTTCAGAACTTCGTCTTATTACGAAACGGGATTGGTTATTCACCGGGATAGCCGGGATATTTCTGGCCTTTCATTTTATCCTCTGGTTTGAATCGCTAAACTATACCTCAGTAGCAAGCTCAACCGTGCTGGTCACTCTTCAACCGCTATTTGCATTTGTGGGGGCTTACCTATTCTTTAAGGAACGTGTATCTGTTAAAGCGATTTTAAGCGGTGTGATTGCAATTGGCGGCAGTGTCATCATCAGTTGGGGTGATTTTAAGATCAGTGGGAGTGCACTGTTTGGAGATTTTTTGGCTATAATAGCCTGTGCATTAGTAACCGTATATCTCTTATTTGGCCAAACCGTTAGGAAGCGAATGTCTTTAATAACATATACTTTTATTGTCTATAGCATCAGTTCAATTTCATTGTTCTTCTATGTAATAGCTGTAGGTGATTCGTTTTATCCATATCCTACAAGCGATTGGGTTTATTTTATCCTCCTTGCGCTGATACCAACTTTACTTGGCCATACATTGTTTAACTGGTCTATAAAATGGATCAGCGCTTCGGTCATTTCAATGGCGATACTTTTTGAACCAGTTGGTGCAACCGTTCTTGCCTTCTACCTGCTCGGTGAAAAAGTAATTTGGACTCAGATTATCGGAGGATTAGTTGTTATTGCAGGCATAACATTGTTTTTAGTAGATGAAAGAAAGATGAAGCTGAAAAATCAAACTGAAATCAATTCAATATCGGGGTAG